A genomic segment from Leopardus geoffroyi isolate Oge1 chromosome A2, O.geoffroyi_Oge1_pat1.0, whole genome shotgun sequence encodes:
- the GIMAP6 gene encoding GTPase IMAP family member 6, with product MYSIYSYAMDTFLYLFQSKSPEACDVLFLKGETKNSQDSTDPGDRKHDRSSSSTADGVIKKEEYEEIVQENPAGALCQDPKQDVIGGLGEAPPSPRRLRLLLVGKAGSGKSATGNSILGRKEFQSKLSAQPVTRALQRASRDWAGLELEVIDTPDILSPCAPLEAVCEAVVFSSPGPHAVLLVTQLGRYTEEDRRAVRRLQEAFGVGVLAHTVLVFTRKEDLDGGSLEQYVRETDNEHLARLDRQCSRRHCAFNNATGGAEQEAQLRELLGQINCILWENNHRHFSNRAYSYCQRNGLRGDGQEKQVPGGSGSEEAPGAEPWREGLCQIQKESEEVYRRLLKREPI from the exons ATGTATTCTATATATTCATATGCCATGGACACTTTCCTCTACCTCTTCCAGTCAAAGTCCCCAGAAGCCTGCGATGTGTTGTTcctaaaaggagaaacaaagaattcACAAGACAGCACGGACCCAGGAGACAGAAAACATGATCGTTCCTCTTCCTCTACGGCTGACGGAGTG ATCAAGAAGGAAGAATATGAAGAGATTGTCCAGGAGAATCCTGCAGGAGCACTGTGTCAGGATCCTAAACAAGACGTTATAGGAG GTCTGGGGGAGGCCCCACCGAGCCCCCGGAGACTGAGGCTCCTCCTAGTGGGGAAAGCCGGCAGCGGGAAGAGCGCGACGGGAAACAGCATCCTGGGCAGGAAAGAGTTCCAGTCTAAACTCAGCGCTCAACCGGTGACCCGGGCCCTGCAGAGGGCCAGCCGCGACTGGGCCGGCCTGGAGCTCGAGGTGATCGACACCCCCGACATCCTGTCCCCGTGTGCCCCGCTGGAGGCCGTGTGCGAGGCGGTCGTCTTTTCCTCCCCCGGGCCGCACGCGGTGCTGCTGGTGACGCAGCTGGGCCGCTACACGGAAGAGGACCGGCGGGCGGTGCGGCGCCTCCAGGAGGCCTTCGGGGTGGGCGTGCTGGCCCATACGGTGCTGGTGTTCACGCGCAAGGAGGACCTGGACGGGGGCTCCTTGGAGCAGTACGTGCGGGAGACCGACAACGAGCACCTGGCCCGGCTGGACCGGCAGTGCTCACGGCGCCACTGCGCCTTCAACAACGCGACGGGCGGCGCGGAGCAGGAGGCGCAGCTGCGGGAGCTCCTGGGGCAGATCAACTGCATCCTGTGGGAGAACAACCACCGGCACTTCAGCAACCGCGCCTACAGCTACTGCCAGCGGAACGGTCTGCGCGGAGACGGCCAGGAGAAGCAGGTGCCCGGGGGGAGCGGCTCAGAGGAGGCGCCCGGCGCGGAGCCCTGGCGGGAGGGTCTGTGCCAGATCCAGAAGGAATCGGAGGAAGTTTACAGACGTCTGCTGAAGAGGGAGCCCATTTGA